The following coding sequences are from one Streptomyces sp. NBC_01294 window:
- a CDS encoding pPIWI_RE module domain-containing protein yields MYKKIRRAAYHLAPGAAWTADFRAFRFPEHWQQGLLELHNHGRPEEARHKVLPTRRLDGVLQTLAPDVLIRPRPRPSVGGEPLPVEDFWMYAPAEVPDPLPGSSLEKLLDAWLRTLGPKGAAEDDPGFRSQLLRCSAKLKQHLPAWETISGVGLLDTPVTAGGTAAPEPRQFHLATDTLARRILTLDPFPFEGGELRFRALPRGPRDQGAELMSQPVCRTIKRKDWWFSIVLNVSLQTTPLDPRPRLHLHWGVRRWATHPKAESRRLHLPYREATTVYLQPRIPWLPGAPITERYALARLRRERESDRFAWAENDPAGILRRLSIAGVFPDPDQLLSEPATWIGEGRAVQAAVVHSTRMGVHEVGPGLMPHQRSQLTEWAEQALPDGLTRVPDLVRGRGRGIGAPANRRPKPRGDADKKAEELRAAVQRRTTLAALSRVTGPDAGQGGSVVEARLLWQTAELRRQAVVAFAQAFGLDGDGGAGARGLSDRTFDEARPGAPAVLEWRTPELTLRVRCLPLINGLGDRLVLDESIEGKGARIAAAIAARRRELCTWLRQDGFDPTRPGLAMVEIAHRTTFRPAETDPKFAVRLGCADAGLLTQFVVTPSDDWQIKNVESLDHRVHNGWLDGLRQLGVRVLPQHTLGGDLPEELEYAALWMVKRRKDGPTRLSKHLPIAVLVSPLSGSEGLAVVRGWDDDACDWIPYPSFLLHLVQKAEIDPDAYLEPDQLIPGQPDEGGAEDSRVTSQERRSNLARQRRETASFLQRVLHSLRGRPTVLIAHAQNSRSHWPWLQDGQIVRDLLTTGHAGAGRLDDELRLVRIRGRVGRETAQWWGLAEPGKAHGQPAGFWALPVTDDERCSEQERIFYSTTERPGTHAISPALDRLATRVNAAGHLTSQAGTGAWNPTLVEIAVLGCHTESETLDHVGRKPDAPEAIALAMHQLRQAPDYPAPLSLPLPLHLASLAQAYVLPMLAEGEPAEEREHE; encoded by the coding sequence ATGTACAAGAAGATCCGCAGGGCTGCCTATCACCTGGCGCCCGGGGCAGCATGGACCGCGGACTTCCGTGCATTCCGGTTTCCGGAGCACTGGCAGCAGGGCCTGCTGGAGCTGCACAATCACGGACGGCCGGAGGAGGCACGGCACAAGGTCCTCCCGACCCGGCGGCTGGACGGTGTGTTGCAGACCCTCGCACCCGACGTTCTCATCCGTCCTCGACCGCGGCCCTCCGTGGGTGGAGAGCCCCTGCCCGTAGAAGACTTCTGGATGTATGCGCCGGCTGAGGTGCCTGACCCGCTTCCGGGGAGCTCGCTGGAGAAACTGCTGGACGCCTGGCTGCGTACGCTTGGCCCCAAAGGAGCGGCCGAGGACGATCCCGGCTTCCGGTCTCAGCTGCTTCGTTGCAGCGCCAAGCTGAAGCAGCACCTTCCGGCGTGGGAAACGATCTCCGGTGTGGGCCTGCTGGACACGCCCGTCACGGCGGGCGGTACCGCAGCGCCGGAGCCGCGGCAGTTCCACCTGGCCACCGACACGCTGGCGCGCAGGATCCTCACGTTGGACCCCTTCCCTTTCGAGGGAGGCGAGCTGCGTTTCCGTGCGCTCCCCCGGGGGCCCCGCGACCAGGGTGCGGAACTGATGTCCCAGCCCGTGTGCCGCACCATCAAGCGCAAGGACTGGTGGTTCTCGATCGTTCTGAACGTCTCCTTGCAGACGACACCGCTGGATCCGCGGCCGCGACTGCACCTGCACTGGGGCGTGCGCCGCTGGGCCACCCATCCGAAAGCGGAAAGCAGGCGCCTGCACCTCCCGTATCGCGAGGCCACCACGGTGTATCTCCAGCCGAGGATTCCCTGGCTGCCCGGGGCACCCATCACGGAGCGCTACGCCCTCGCCCGCCTGAGGCGTGAACGTGAGTCCGACCGGTTCGCCTGGGCCGAGAACGATCCGGCGGGGATCCTCCGCCGGCTCAGTATCGCGGGGGTCTTCCCCGACCCGGATCAGCTGCTCTCGGAACCCGCCACCTGGATCGGGGAAGGGCGTGCTGTCCAGGCCGCGGTGGTTCACAGCACGCGGATGGGCGTCCACGAGGTGGGTCCCGGCCTCATGCCGCATCAGCGCTCTCAGCTCACCGAATGGGCGGAGCAGGCATTGCCCGACGGACTGACACGGGTTCCCGACCTGGTGCGCGGCCGAGGCCGGGGCATCGGAGCCCCGGCGAACCGGCGGCCGAAGCCGAGAGGCGACGCCGACAAGAAGGCAGAGGAATTGCGCGCAGCGGTGCAGAGGCGAACCACACTCGCCGCCCTGTCCCGTGTCACGGGGCCGGATGCGGGACAGGGCGGCTCCGTCGTGGAGGCCAGACTGTTGTGGCAGACCGCAGAGCTTCGGCGCCAGGCGGTTGTGGCCTTCGCTCAGGCCTTCGGCCTGGACGGCGACGGTGGCGCCGGAGCCAGAGGTCTTTCAGACCGGACTTTCGACGAGGCGCGTCCGGGTGCACCAGCCGTCCTGGAGTGGCGGACGCCCGAGCTGACCCTGCGCGTGCGCTGCCTGCCACTGATCAACGGGTTGGGCGATCGTCTCGTTCTCGACGAGTCGATCGAAGGCAAGGGCGCCCGCATCGCCGCCGCCATCGCTGCACGCCGACGTGAGCTTTGTACATGGCTGCGCCAGGACGGTTTCGACCCGACTCGTCCTGGGCTGGCCATGGTCGAGATCGCGCACCGCACCACCTTCCGACCGGCTGAGACAGACCCGAAGTTCGCTGTCCGGCTCGGCTGCGCCGATGCCGGGCTCCTCACCCAGTTCGTCGTCACGCCGTCCGACGACTGGCAGATCAAGAATGTCGAGAGTCTGGATCACCGTGTCCACAACGGCTGGCTCGATGGGTTGCGGCAATTGGGCGTACGTGTCCTGCCCCAGCACACACTCGGCGGTGATCTCCCTGAGGAGCTGGAGTATGCCGCGCTGTGGATGGTGAAGCGGCGCAAGGACGGCCCGACGCGGCTGTCGAAGCATCTGCCGATCGCTGTGCTCGTCTCCCCGTTGTCGGGGAGCGAGGGCCTGGCCGTCGTACGTGGCTGGGATGACGATGCCTGCGACTGGATCCCCTACCCCAGCTTCCTTCTCCACCTGGTACAGAAGGCCGAGATCGATCCGGATGCCTACTTGGAACCAGATCAGCTCATCCCAGGACAACCCGATGAAGGAGGCGCAGAGGACTCCCGTGTGACCTCCCAGGAACGGCGATCGAACTTGGCGCGGCAACGCCGGGAGACCGCGAGTTTCCTTCAGCGCGTGCTGCACTCACTGCGGGGGCGCCCGACGGTTCTCATCGCACACGCCCAGAACAGCAGATCGCACTGGCCATGGCTGCAGGACGGCCAGATCGTCCGAGATCTGCTCACGACAGGGCACGCGGGTGCCGGTCGCCTCGACGATGAGCTGCGCCTGGTACGGATTCGAGGCCGCGTGGGCCGCGAGACTGCACAGTGGTGGGGTTTGGCCGAACCCGGGAAGGCACACGGGCAACCGGCGGGCTTCTGGGCCCTGCCGGTCACGGACGATGAGCGGTGCTCGGAACAAGAGCGGATCTTTTACAGCACCACGGAGCGTCCCGGGACGCACGCGATCTCGCCCGCCCTCGACAGGCTCGCCACCCGCGTCAATGCTGCCGGACACCTCACCTCTCAGGCCGGGACAGGAGCCTGGAACCCGACGCTTGTCGAGATCGCTGTGCTGGGATGCCACACGGAGTCCGAAACCCTGGATCACGTGGGGCGGAAACCGGATGCCCCAGAGGCGATCGCCCTGGCGATGCACCAGCTGCGTCAGGCACCGGACTACCCGGCACCGCTGTCTCTCCCCCTCCCCCTGCACCTGGCCAGCCTCGCACAGGCATATGTCCTGCCGATGCTCGCCGAAGGCGAACCTGCGGAGGAAAGAGAGCACGAGTGA
- a CDS encoding non-ribosomal peptide synthetase: MLSPLLHHRVALRAAQSPSAVAVIDGQRHLTYAELEERAGLLAGHLRAQGVGPEGLVGVLLPRGLDLVVALLGIWKAGAAYVPLDTTHPADRVRRLLSDTGASVVVTDAAAAGMLAGTGARPLIAADALAGPAAAGPAAAVPQDAPRAEADGANAAYVLYTSGSTGEPKGVVVTHAGITNHIDWKIRLHGIDEHDRVLQRTPVSFDAAVWEFFAPLAAGATLVMAPAGAERDAKVIAGAVAEYGVTILQLVPSVLRLLVEEPAWGTCDSVRLLLCGGEPLHAELLERVKAEVWNAYGPTECTVEASAGRHDPALGAGQVPIGRPVDNVRLLVLDPSGDPAAFGVPGELYVGGAGVARGYLGRPAQTAERFVPDPYGEPGSRLYRTGDRVRWREDGQLEYLGRLDQQIKVAGVRIEPGEIEAVLNAHPEVSGAVVSAVRGSDGTVRLAAHVRGTPSPAELRGHLRDRLPAPFVPSVFVQVDTFPLLANGKVDRSALPAPVFDTDAGSYVSPRTAAEETVSRVWAELLGVERVSVHDDFFQLGGHSLLLVRLAGRLRAESGGGDSIHVQDLYGAFTVEAQARLLERTGAAPAPVTPADRTGILPLSFGQERLWFLDRLTPGSAEFTVPLFVRLPGRADLGAVHDTLRALVARHEILRTRYPSVDGVPRQVISAEVDCELREAATGDLAAEARVETGRGFDLAEGPVWRALLIRAEDGDVLLLTLHHLACDGWSAVLLERDFRALYAGEVLPAPALQYADHAVWQRRELTDERMAAGLAAWRTALDGSEPLQLPTDRPRPALRDGRGAVVSFTVPADVADAALAVGREQGATPFMTLAAAYSVLLARHTGQWDLTIGTPVAGRLRPETAEVPGFFLNSLALRSQGAPQETFAEVVARTRTASLFAFAHQDVPFERVVQELEQERDLSRTPLYQAAFDLHDQELTGGLSGGADADVMARAWGVAKTDLTLFLRRNEDGSYIGGIEYATALFDASTVERLAEHFVRVLAQAGADPDRRTGELELLSEAERAQLARWNVTDADWPVSHTLRMFEEQATATPDAVAVSFGALLLTYRELDERASRFARRLSGRGVGPGDTVGVLLGRGPDVLAAFLGTWKAGAAYVPVDPDFPADRIAYMLADSRATAVISESSFAAVLGEVWQGELVLTHEAAGEEPAPLEVAADPDATAYVIYTSGSTGRPKGVQVPHRGLAGHLRWAVRDLASHGSTGAPVFSSTAFDLVVPNLYAPLLCGQTVHLLPRELPVTDLGRALAEAGPFSFIKLTPGHLELLTHQLSTEQAASLASVLVVAGEGLPARLAEHWRQILGDGRLINEYGPTEASVGSTIHPVTGEQPGEIVPIGRPLPGVTTHVLDAELRQVPVGVTGELYVAGAGLAHGYVDRPALTAERFVPNPYGEPGSRLYRTGDLARLLPGGAADFLGRIDGQVKIRGYRVETGEIAAVLGAHPDVREAVVVVDESAAGDKRLVAYCVPAGGGLPAAAALSAHCAQRMPDYMVPLLFIEIDAVPLNRNGKADRRALPAPDLSAVVAAAGHRAPRDPVETRINEIWTALLGVDAGIHGNFFQMGGNSLLAVRLIARIQDEFDVDLPVRAVFQGPTVAEQAAAVEEQIRAEIAAMSDAELVADATQLKGYES; this comes from the coding sequence GTGTTGAGTCCCCTTCTCCACCACCGTGTTGCGCTGCGGGCGGCCCAGTCGCCCAGCGCCGTCGCCGTGATCGACGGTCAGCGGCACCTCACGTACGCAGAACTGGAAGAGCGCGCCGGCCTGCTGGCCGGTCACCTGCGTGCCCAGGGCGTCGGCCCGGAAGGCCTCGTGGGCGTCCTTCTGCCCCGGGGGCTCGACCTCGTGGTCGCGCTCCTCGGCATCTGGAAGGCCGGCGCCGCCTACGTACCGCTGGACACGACCCACCCCGCCGACCGTGTGCGCCGCCTGCTGTCCGACACCGGTGCCTCCGTCGTGGTCACGGACGCGGCGGCGGCCGGGATGCTCGCCGGCACCGGCGCGCGCCCCCTGATCGCCGCCGACGCCCTCGCCGGTCCTGCGGCTGCCGGTCCTGCGGCCGCGGTGCCGCAGGACGCGCCCCGCGCGGAGGCCGACGGGGCCAACGCGGCATACGTCCTGTACACCTCGGGCTCGACCGGTGAGCCCAAGGGCGTCGTCGTCACGCATGCAGGCATCACCAACCACATCGACTGGAAGATCCGCCTGCACGGCATCGACGAGCACGACCGGGTGCTCCAGCGCACGCCGGTCAGCTTCGACGCGGCGGTATGGGAGTTCTTCGCCCCGCTGGCCGCGGGTGCCACGCTCGTCATGGCGCCGGCCGGCGCGGAGCGCGACGCGAAGGTGATCGCGGGCGCGGTCGCCGAGTACGGCGTGACCATCCTGCAGCTGGTCCCGTCGGTGCTGCGGCTGCTCGTCGAGGAGCCGGCCTGGGGGACGTGCGACTCGGTGCGCCTGCTGCTGTGCGGCGGCGAGCCGCTGCACGCCGAGCTGCTGGAGCGGGTGAAGGCCGAGGTGTGGAACGCCTACGGCCCGACCGAATGCACCGTCGAGGCTTCCGCGGGCCGCCACGACCCGGCGCTCGGGGCCGGTCAGGTGCCCATCGGACGTCCCGTCGACAACGTGCGACTGCTGGTGCTGGATCCGTCCGGGGACCCGGCCGCGTTCGGGGTGCCGGGGGAGCTGTACGTCGGCGGGGCCGGCGTCGCCCGCGGCTACCTCGGGCGGCCGGCCCAGACGGCGGAGCGGTTCGTCCCCGATCCGTACGGCGAGCCGGGAAGCCGGCTGTACCGTACCGGCGACCGCGTCCGCTGGCGCGAGGACGGCCAACTGGAGTACCTGGGGCGCCTGGACCAGCAGATCAAGGTCGCCGGCGTGCGCATCGAACCGGGCGAGATCGAGGCGGTCCTGAACGCCCACCCCGAGGTGTCCGGCGCGGTCGTCTCGGCCGTCCGCGGCTCGGACGGCACGGTCCGGCTCGCCGCGCACGTGCGCGGCACCCCCTCTCCGGCGGAACTGCGCGGCCATCTCCGCGACCGGCTGCCGGCGCCCTTCGTCCCCTCCGTCTTCGTACAGGTGGACACGTTCCCGCTGCTCGCCAACGGCAAGGTCGACCGATCGGCGCTGCCCGCCCCGGTGTTCGACACGGACGCGGGGTCGTACGTCTCCCCGCGCACCGCCGCCGAGGAGACCGTCTCGCGCGTCTGGGCCGAACTGCTCGGCGTGGAACGGGTCTCGGTCCACGACGACTTCTTCCAGCTCGGCGGCCACTCCCTGCTGCTGGTCCGGCTCGCCGGGCGGCTGCGCGCCGAGTCGGGCGGTGGGGACTCGATCCACGTCCAGGACCTGTACGGCGCGTTCACCGTCGAGGCGCAGGCACGGCTGCTGGAGCGGACCGGCGCCGCGCCGGCGCCGGTCACACCGGCGGACCGCACTGGCATCCTGCCCCTGTCCTTCGGCCAGGAGCGGCTGTGGTTCCTGGACCGGCTGACGCCGGGCAGCGCCGAGTTCACCGTGCCGCTGTTCGTCCGGCTGCCCGGGCGGGCCGACCTCGGCGCCGTCCACGACACCCTGCGGGCACTCGTGGCCCGCCACGAGATCCTGCGCACCCGCTACCCGTCGGTCGACGGCGTGCCGCGCCAGGTGATCAGCGCGGAGGTCGACTGCGAGCTGCGGGAGGCCGCGACCGGCGACCTGGCAGCCGAGGCACGCGTCGAGACGGGTCGCGGTTTCGACCTGGCCGAGGGGCCGGTGTGGCGGGCGCTGCTGATCCGCGCCGAGGACGGCGACGTGCTGCTGCTGACCCTGCACCATCTGGCGTGCGACGGCTGGTCGGCCGTCCTGCTGGAGCGTGACTTCCGGGCCCTGTACGCGGGCGAGGTCCTGCCCGCCCCGGCGCTCCAGTACGCCGATCACGCCGTGTGGCAGCGCCGTGAGCTGACCGACGAGCGGATGGCCGCCGGACTCGCCGCGTGGCGCACGGCGCTCGACGGCAGCGAGCCGCTCCAGCTGCCGACCGACCGCCCGAGGCCCGCGCTGCGCGACGGCCGGGGCGCCGTGGTTTCCTTCACGGTGCCGGCGGACGTGGCCGACGCCGCCCTCGCCGTCGGCCGGGAGCAGGGGGCCACGCCGTTCATGACGCTGGCGGCCGCGTACAGCGTGCTGCTCGCCCGGCACACGGGCCAGTGGGACCTGACGATCGGCACTCCGGTGGCGGGACGGCTGCGCCCGGAGACCGCCGAGGTACCGGGCTTCTTCCTCAACTCCCTGGCGCTGCGCTCCCAGGGCGCTCCGCAGGAGACCTTCGCCGAGGTCGTGGCGCGTACCCGGACGGCGAGTCTGTTCGCCTTCGCGCACCAGGACGTTCCCTTCGAGCGGGTCGTGCAGGAACTGGAGCAGGAGCGCGATCTGTCACGTACACCGCTCTATCAGGCCGCGTTCGACCTGCACGACCAGGAGCTGACCGGCGGACTGTCCGGCGGCGCCGACGCCGACGTCATGGCGCGGGCGTGGGGCGTCGCGAAGACCGACCTGACGCTCTTCCTGCGGCGCAACGAGGACGGCTCCTACATCGGAGGCATCGAGTACGCCACGGCCCTGTTCGACGCTTCCACCGTGGAACGCCTCGCCGAGCACTTCGTACGCGTCCTCGCCCAGGCCGGGGCCGACCCGGACCGGCGCACCGGGGAGCTGGAGCTCCTCTCCGAGGCGGAGCGTGCACAACTGGCCCGGTGGAACGTCACCGACGCCGACTGGCCGGTCTCCCACACCCTGCGCATGTTCGAGGAGCAGGCGACGGCGACGCCCGACGCGGTCGCGGTGTCCTTCGGGGCGCTGCTCCTGACGTACCGCGAGCTGGACGAGCGGGCCTCCCGTTTCGCGCGCCGGCTGTCCGGCCGCGGGGTCGGACCGGGCGACACGGTGGGCGTGCTGCTGGGGCGCGGACCGGACGTGCTCGCCGCGTTCCTCGGAACCTGGAAGGCAGGGGCGGCATACGTGCCGGTCGACCCCGACTTCCCGGCCGACCGCATCGCGTACATGCTGGCCGACTCGCGTGCCACGGCGGTGATTTCCGAATCCTCGTTCGCGGCCGTGCTCGGCGAGGTGTGGCAGGGGGAACTGGTCCTCACGCACGAGGCGGCCGGGGAGGAGCCGGCGCCGCTCGAGGTGGCGGCCGACCCGGACGCCACCGCGTACGTGATCTACACGTCGGGTTCCACGGGGCGCCCCAAAGGCGTCCAGGTGCCGCACCGCGGACTGGCCGGGCACCTGCGCTGGGCGGTGCGCGACCTGGCTTCACACGGCTCGACGGGCGCGCCGGTGTTCTCGTCGACGGCCTTCGACCTGGTGGTGCCGAACCTCTACGCGCCGCTGCTGTGCGGGCAGACCGTGCACCTGCTGCCGAGGGAGCTGCCGGTGACGGACCTGGGCCGGGCACTGGCCGAGGCCGGGCCGTTCAGCTTCATCAAGCTCACGCCGGGCCACCTGGAGCTGCTCACCCACCAGCTCAGCACCGAGCAGGCGGCGTCCCTGGCCTCCGTACTGGTCGTCGCGGGGGAAGGCCTTCCGGCGCGACTGGCGGAACACTGGCGGCAGATCCTGGGCGACGGCCGGCTGATCAACGAGTACGGGCCGACCGAGGCGTCCGTCGGCTCCACCATCCACCCGGTGACGGGCGAGCAGCCCGGCGAGATCGTGCCGATCGGCCGTCCGCTGCCCGGTGTCACCACGCACGTGCTGGACGCGGAGCTGCGCCAGGTGCCGGTGGGGGTGACCGGTGAGCTGTACGTCGCCGGAGCGGGCCTGGCCCACGGCTACGTGGACCGGCCGGCCCTGACGGCGGAGCGCTTCGTGCCCAACCCGTACGGCGAGCCGGGCTCACGGCTCTACCGGACGGGCGACCTGGCCCGGCTCCTTCCCGGCGGCGCGGCCGACTTCCTCGGCCGCATCGACGGACAGGTCAAGATCCGCGGCTACCGCGTCGAGACCGGCGAGATCGCCGCGGTCCTCGGTGCCCACCCGGACGTCCGGGAGGCGGTCGTCGTCGTCGACGAGTCCGCCGCGGGGGACAAGCGCCTGGTCGCGTACTGCGTGCCGGCCGGGGGCGGACTGCCCGCCGCCGCGGCGCTGTCCGCGCACTGCGCGCAACGGATGCCGGACTACATGGTGCCGTTGCTGTTCATCGAGATCGACGCGGTGCCGCTCAACCGCAACGGAAAGGCCGACCGGCGCGCCCTGCCCGCCCCGGACCTGTCCGCCGTCGTCGCCGCCGCGGGCCACCGGGCACCGCGCGATCCGGTGGAGACCCGGATCAACGAGATCTGGACGGCGCTGCTCGGCGTCGACGCCGGCATCCACGGCAATTTCTTCCAGATGGGCGGCAACTCCCTCCTGGCGGTGCGGCTCATCGCCCGCATCCAGGACGAGTTCGACGTGGACCTGCCGGTCCGCGCGGTGTTCCAGGGGCCGACCGTCGCCGAACAGGCGGCGGCCGTCGAGGAACAGATCAGGGCCGAGATCGCCGCCATGTCCGACGCCGAACTGGTGGCGGACGCGACACAGCTGAAGGGGTACGAGTCATGA
- a CDS encoding restriction endonuclease-related protein, with protein sequence MSDLAAGPDWLANRDVVLLRDVATAVVRLDGATRLDSFTLPYPAEAQRALDALVLRCLRDGARPPSGVPELIRWCRTRPLGSWPLDRLPDGLFGTDDRLINAESGEPTQLCQELAVKEHGDSTGRQYDRMVIREAMRACRDASSPESYTSFRRLLVTRPVLTEADWFDISTDLYLDPVGFLIEEVYAPVPVSYRRHGSYLSCGRCLTLLTPLAGGGWWCERDQCRHRGAAPHGRLLHAADVGGLRQLRRPLRQFVTGPGQAETALEIELRSLGLAVEMWPGFDAYDLRITFADGHVWAVDVKDWAHPGLLGRAATPVRPEPSYDEACWVVPSFRVEMRRDYLDVFARERGAHARALALLTDSQLLTAAQRRVRGDRSAKACITPADSTDDGADSA encoded by the coding sequence ATGTCTGACCTGGCAGCGGGCCCGGACTGGCTCGCCAATCGCGATGTCGTCCTGCTGAGGGACGTCGCCACGGCTGTCGTTCGGCTCGACGGAGCAACCCGGCTCGACTCCTTCACTCTGCCGTACCCGGCAGAGGCCCAACGCGCCCTGGACGCGCTCGTGCTGCGATGCCTGCGTGACGGCGCGCGACCACCGTCGGGAGTGCCCGAGCTCATCCGCTGGTGCCGGACCCGCCCACTCGGCAGCTGGCCACTCGATCGGCTGCCGGACGGACTGTTCGGGACCGATGACCGCCTGATCAACGCCGAGTCGGGCGAACCGACCCAGCTGTGCCAGGAACTGGCAGTGAAGGAGCACGGGGACAGCACCGGCCGGCAGTACGACCGAATGGTGATCCGCGAGGCCATGAGGGCGTGCCGCGACGCGTCGTCCCCGGAGTCGTACACCTCGTTCCGCCGACTGCTCGTCACCCGCCCGGTGCTGACCGAGGCGGACTGGTTCGACATCAGCACCGATCTGTACCTCGACCCGGTCGGATTCCTGATCGAGGAGGTATACGCGCCGGTGCCCGTCAGCTACCGGAGGCACGGCTCCTACCTCAGCTGCGGTCGGTGCCTGACCCTGCTCACGCCTCTGGCCGGGGGCGGTTGGTGGTGCGAGCGCGACCAGTGCCGACACCGGGGTGCAGCGCCGCACGGACGCCTGCTTCATGCCGCCGACGTGGGGGGACTGCGTCAGCTTCGCAGGCCGTTGCGGCAGTTTGTGACGGGGCCCGGACAAGCGGAGACCGCCCTGGAAATCGAGTTGAGAAGCCTTGGACTCGCCGTGGAGATGTGGCCCGGCTTCGATGCATACGACCTCAGGATCACCTTCGCCGACGGGCACGTATGGGCGGTGGATGTGAAGGACTGGGCACATCCGGGTCTGCTCGGTCGTGCGGCGACGCCGGTTCGGCCTGAACCGTCGTACGACGAGGCCTGCTGGGTGGTGCCGAGCTTTCGCGTGGAGATGCGCCGGGACTATCTCGACGTCTTCGCCCGGGAACGTGGCGCGCACGCCCGTGCCCTGGCTCTACTCACCGACAGCCAGCTCCTCACGGCGGCGCAGCGGCGCGTGCGCGGCGACCGCAGCGCCAAGGCATGCATCACACCGGCGGACTCAACGGACGATGGAGCAGACAGTGCGTGA
- a CDS encoding DUF2399 domain-containing protein, whose translation MALARPVGAADIHDAGSVPLVFLQSHPQAATLTLLCNLRQGGTSLHHHGDFDWGGLRLASTLLRRVPCLPWCHTAADYPAAAHTRLRTRPHRVILEPIARRVPELPLREVRMRGAVRVEGDSFRS comes from the coding sequence CTGGCGCTTGCCCGGCCTGTCGGTGCGGCCGACATCCACGATGCTGGCTCCGTCCCGCTGGTGTTCCTCCAGAGCCATCCGCAGGCAGCCACCCTGACCCTTCTGTGCAACCTGCGTCAGGGCGGAACCTCGCTCCACCATCACGGCGACTTCGACTGGGGCGGTTTGCGTCTCGCCTCCACACTGCTGCGTCGCGTTCCGTGCCTGCCCTGGTGCCACACAGCGGCCGACTACCCTGCCGCAGCGCATACCCGCCTGCGGACTCGCCCTCACCGGGTGATCCTGGAGCCGATCGCGCGAAGGGTGCCTGAGCTGCCGTTGAGGGAGGTGCGCATGAGGGGCGCCGTGCGCGTTGAGGGTGATTCCTTTCGCTCGTGA
- a CDS encoding TIGR00730 family Rossman fold protein, with amino-acid sequence MSHTVQHPQRVAVFCGARPGRAAHHTDLAYAFGQALGARGLGLVYGAGGVGVMGAVADGALAAGAAVTGVIPHDLHERERPDKARGEIFVVRSMHERKARMYRLAEAFAVLPGGYGTLDELMEVATWNQLGLHDKPIVLVNARGFFDPLIALLDHLVAEGFMSARDRSLIQAGTGIEECLDLLRVHTRTAVATA; translated from the coding sequence ATGTCCCATACCGTGCAACACCCCCAGCGTGTCGCCGTGTTCTGCGGGGCCAGGCCGGGCCGCGCAGCGCACCACACCGACCTCGCGTACGCCTTCGGCCAGGCGCTCGGTGCCCGCGGCCTCGGGCTGGTCTACGGAGCCGGCGGTGTCGGCGTGATGGGCGCGGTCGCCGACGGGGCCCTCGCCGCCGGCGCGGCCGTCACCGGCGTGATCCCGCACGATCTGCACGAGCGCGAGCGCCCCGACAAGGCCCGCGGCGAGATCTTCGTGGTCCGCAGCATGCACGAGCGCAAGGCGCGGATGTACCGGCTCGCCGAGGCCTTCGCCGTCCTGCCCGGCGGCTACGGCACCCTGGACGAGCTCATGGAGGTCGCCACCTGGAACCAGCTCGGCCTCCACGACAAGCCGATCGTCCTGGTCAACGCGCGCGGCTTCTTCGACCCCTTGATCGCCCTGCTCGACCACCTGGTGGCCGAGGGCTTCATGTCGGCCCGCGACCGCTCTCTCATCCAGGCGGGAACGGGCATCGAGGAATGCCTCGACCTGCTGCGCGTCCACACCCGCACGGCCGTGGCCACGGCCTGA
- a CDS encoding MbtH family protein, with protein sequence MSAVNDATTTHRVVLNDEEQYSLWWADRELPAGWRAEGFEGTHEACLAHIAEVWTDMRPLSLRRRMAEQTAS encoded by the coding sequence ATGAGCGCCGTGAACGACGCAACCACCACCCACCGGGTCGTGCTCAACGACGAGGAGCAGTACTCGCTCTGGTGGGCCGACAGGGAACTTCCGGCCGGCTGGCGCGCCGAGGGCTTCGAGGGCACCCACGAGGCGTGCCTCGCCCACATCGCCGAGGTGTGGACCGACATGCGACCCCTGAGCCTGCGCCGCCGGATGGCCGAGCAGACCGCTTCCTGA